TTGCGATGCCCATTCGTCAACCTGGGATTGTAGTGGAGAAATGGCCATGGGAGAGGGTTATTTGTTATTAGGGTAGCAGGAGTTGGGGGTAGGCCAAGTATGGAAGCAAATTTGTGCGCGGGTGGGACGACGCTCATCAAGTCAGTCTGCGACTGATTTTGACTTCGCTAACTTCATTGGTCCGACAAGCGTACCAATGAAGTCGAACCCGGTTTCGAGTCCCTGGGCTAACTAAGAAAAACAGGTTGGTGTGAAAAAAGTATCAATCCTTACTCATGTCATGAGCTACTTTTTTCACACCAACCTGTTTTTCATGGTACCGCGGGTGGGACTCGAACCCACAAGCCCAGTTACGGGCAGAGGATTTTAAGTCCTCCGTGTATAACCATTCCACCACCGCGGCAGATATCAGCGCTTACGATACCAGAGCAGGCTCAATACGCCAACCTGATTCAGATGCAACGAGCCGCCCACTAATGGCAAAGCCCGCAGCGCGTGGGTGACCACCACCGCCACACAGGGCTGCAAGGCGCGCTACGTCGTACGTACGGCCTTCTGCAGTGCGCAGGGTGCCTCTGACAACCCCAGGCTCTAATTCGCTGAGGAGCAGGCAGTAAGACACCTCGGGGAGTACGTTCAGGGAATTCACCAGGCCGGTGGCATCCTCAGCAGTGGCATTGGAACTGCGCAGGTCTTCCAGGCTGATTAAGGTTACAGCCCCCAGTTTGTCGGGGGTTAGGGTTAGGCGGCTAAGGGCAATTCCCAGCAGCTTTAGGCCAGCCACAGACCGTTGGCGGGACATTTGGTGGACAATCCGGTCAAGGCGTCCCCCTCTGCGCATTAACTCCGAGGCAAACTCCAAGGTTTGGTTGGTAGTGTTGCCGTACTGGAAGCCACCTGTATCCGTATACATTCCGGTCAGGAGGGCCGTGCTTACGGCGGGTGTAAGCTTTAGGTTTAGCTCTTGGATAAGCAGCGTGATGAGTTCTGCGGTACTGGAGGCGTTCTCATCGTACAGAACCTTGTCAGTCCGCTTAATGAGATCTCCCTTGATGTGATGGTCAATCAGTGCCAGCTTGCCGGCAGCTGCATAGGCCTTAATCTCCTGCGGAAAGCCGGTCCGGGCGGTGTCGGGCGCATCAACGACTACGCAGAGGTCGTAATCTGAGGGTAGTTCACGGACAACATCACCTGACCCTTCGAGAAATAGAAAAGCCGAGGGCACGCCGTCTTTAAGAACAGCGGCAGTCTCGGCTCCTAATTGCTTAAGCACATGTGCAAGGCTGATTACCGACCCCGCAGCATCCCCATCTGGGCGGATGTGCGCAACGATGGCTATGCGCTTTGCCGAGCGCAGTGCGGTAATAAGTTCTTGCATACGCGGGTTAGGCGCGGTTAAGGAGGTAAGTCCCTTCAAGTGGAAGCCCGGCACGGGTCAACTTGAGAGTTCCCCCTTCTACAGGCTGAATCCCTAGGGCAGCGGCAAACTCAGGAGTTGCCCCACTGCCACAGATCACTACATACGATGGCTCAATCCCCTTGATGATGGGTTTGAGGGAGTCAGGCTTGTCGTCACTTCGGATATCTGCCACGAGAATGTGGGTAGAAGATGCGTCATCAAGCTTAGTCACCTGTCCATCCAACTCGCTCAGGAACGTCACAGTCAGGTCTTCCGTCCGGATAAAGGAAACGAAAGAGTTCGTCAGCGCCTTTGCTTCGCACTGAATACTGGCGATATCGTACTCACCAGGTCCAGGCACAACAAAGGAGCCAATAGTGACTGAGCTCCCAAGCGTTACGGTTTCTGACTTCGTTTTGATACTAACGTCACCGCTGCTTGTATAGCTAATTACCATGGCTCCTCGTTGTTATGCTTCTGGGGTCTCTTCAACCACCTCGGTTTTTACCTCTTCGGTTTCGGCGACAGCTGTGTCAACGTCATCGAGAAGCTTCTTGCGAGGCTTTTTAGCGGCCTTCTTAGGCTTTTCCTCTGTCTGACCCTCTGTAGCGTCAGCTGGGGCGTCCTCGGCCTT
This window of the Verrucomicrobiia bacterium genome carries:
- a CDS encoding bifunctional oligoribonuclease/PAP phosphatase NrnA translates to MQELITALRSAKRIAIVAHIRPDGDAAGSVISLAHVLKQLGAETAAVLKDGVPSAFLFLEGSGDVVRELPSDYDLCVVVDAPDTARTGFPQEIKAYAAAGKLALIDHHIKGDLIKRTDKVLYDENASSTAELITLLIQELNLKLTPAVSTALLTGMYTDTGGFQYGNTTNQTLEFASELMRRGGRLDRIVHQMSRQRSVAGLKLLGIALSRLTLTPDKLGAVTLISLEDLRSSNATAEDATGLVNSLNVLPEVSYCLLLSELEPGVVRGTLRTAEGRTYDVARLAALCGGGGHPRAAGFAISGRLVASESGWRIEPALVS